One genomic window of Candidatus Limnocylindria bacterium includes the following:
- a CDS encoding FtsQ-type POTRA domain-containing protein — translation MIAIACAAALLVVSLADLARVEEVVVVGAKHVSRDAARSQSGLDGAPTFRASAADARAQLRTLPAVRDARVEILLPSAARITLVEREAVGRWVASDNVEWFIDARGVLFPSIDRTGAPDLRVFDERGPRSAGELIDPPALVEAALRLAALAPGELRTDATDLRVVMTAGANGLVLRTGAKWEIRFGGADRFDEKLSLAKRFLRDNPTRRLDYVDVRSPDRIVFSPN, via the coding sequence GTGATCGCGATCGCCTGCGCCGCCGCGCTGCTCGTCGTGAGCCTCGCTGATCTCGCGCGCGTCGAGGAGGTCGTCGTGGTCGGCGCGAAGCACGTGTCGCGCGACGCCGCGCGGTCGCAAAGCGGGCTGGACGGGGCGCCGACGTTCCGCGCCAGCGCGGCGGACGCTCGCGCCCAGCTGCGAACGCTGCCCGCGGTGCGCGACGCGCGGGTCGAGATCCTGTTGCCCTCCGCCGCGCGCATCACGCTGGTCGAGCGCGAGGCGGTCGGCCGCTGGGTCGCAAGCGACAACGTGGAGTGGTTCATCGACGCCCGTGGCGTGCTGTTCCCCTCGATCGATCGGACGGGTGCGCCCGACCTGCGGGTGTTCGACGAGCGCGGTCCGCGGAGCGCGGGCGAGCTCATCGACCCACCCGCCCTCGTCGAGGCCGCGCTGCGCCTCGCGGCGCTCGCGCCAGGCGAACTGCGAACCGATGCGACGGACCTGCGGGTCGTGATGACGGCGGGCGCGAACGGCCTTGTGCTCCGCACCGGCGCGAAGTGGGAGATCCGATTCGGGGGCGCCGATCGCTTCGACGAGAAGCTGTCCCTCGCGAAGCGCTTCCTCAGGGACAACCCGACGCGGCGCTTAGACTACGTCGACGTGCGCAGCCCCGACCGCATCGTCTTCAGCCCGAATTAG
- the murC gene encoding UDP-N-acetylmuramate--L-alanine ligase, whose amino-acid sequence MRIHIVGIGGAGMSAIGKLLLAGGHAVTGSDSGRWPLSEALARQGAAVHERFAAENVPGTDLVLRSSAYKEDNVEVAEALRRGIPVWKREDAWRFLAKGKRVIAVAGTHGKSTTTALVWAALRAGDVDASLICGAVLRGLGSNAHAGTSDVLVIEADEYDNTFHALQPLIAVVTTVDHDHVDMFPTRESYRDAFRVFVRGIEARGTLVTCIDDEGARELAEYTATELGREVLTYGFGEQANLPITRDTDKVYTLGDTHISLQIPGQHNALNAAGAVLAAHTLGVTRSAAALGVSEFSGVERRLEPLGTAGGVRVFDDYAHHPAEIAVGLNAFENAVVVFQPHTPSRLAKFFDEFAAVLRRARAVVIVETFSSARERPEESSRAMALAEAVDGRYARNGEEAAHIVAELVAPGDTVLVMGAGDVRPVGERLLELLRTPV is encoded by the coding sequence TTGAGGATCCACATCGTCGGCATCGGCGGCGCGGGGATGTCGGCGATCGGAAAGCTGCTCCTCGCGGGCGGTCACGCCGTGACCGGCTCGGACAGCGGTCGCTGGCCGCTGTCGGAGGCCCTGGCGCGGCAGGGTGCCGCGGTCCACGAGCGCTTCGCGGCCGAGAACGTGCCGGGTACCGACCTCGTGTTGCGCTCAAGCGCCTATAAGGAGGACAACGTCGAGGTAGCCGAGGCGCTGAGGCGGGGCATACCGGTCTGGAAGCGCGAGGACGCCTGGCGTTTCCTCGCGAAAGGCAAGCGCGTCATCGCGGTCGCGGGAACCCACGGCAAATCGACCACGACGGCCCTCGTCTGGGCGGCCCTGCGGGCGGGGGACGTCGATGCCTCCCTCATCTGCGGTGCCGTTTTGCGAGGTCTCGGGTCCAACGCCCATGCCGGCACCAGCGACGTTCTCGTGATCGAGGCCGATGAATACGACAACACCTTTCACGCACTCCAGCCGCTCATCGCGGTCGTGACGACGGTCGATCACGACCATGTCGACATGTTCCCGACCCGCGAGTCGTACCGCGATGCCTTCCGCGTCTTCGTCCGCGGCATCGAGGCGCGCGGAACACTCGTGACCTGCATCGACGACGAAGGCGCACGCGAGCTTGCGGAGTACACGGCGACCGAGCTTGGCCGTGAAGTTCTCACCTACGGATTCGGCGAACAGGCGAACCTGCCGATCACGCGCGACACCGACAAGGTCTACACGCTCGGCGACACGCACATCAGCCTGCAGATCCCCGGTCAGCACAACGCGCTGAACGCGGCCGGCGCGGTCCTCGCGGCCCACACCCTCGGCGTCACCAGGTCCGCCGCCGCGCTCGGCGTGTCGGAGTTCTCCGGGGTCGAACGACGGCTCGAGCCCCTTGGCACGGCCGGCGGGGTCCGGGTCTTCGACGACTACGCCCACCACCCTGCCGAGATCGCGGTCGGGCTGAACGCGTTCGAGAACGCGGTCGTCGTGTTCCAACCACACACGCCCAGCCGGCTGGCGAAGTTCTTCGACGAGTTCGCCGCGGTGCTTCGTCGCGCTCGCGCGGTCGTGATCGTCGAGACCTTCTCATCCGCCCGCGAGCGACCCGAAGAGAGCTCGCGCGCGATGGCGCTCGCGGAGGCGGTCGACGGCCGATACGCCCGCAATGGCGAAGAGGCGGCGCACATCGTCGCCGAGCTCGTGGCGCCGGGCGATACCGTCCTCGTGATGGGCGCGGGGGACGTGAGGCCTGTCGGAGAACGGCTACTCGAGCTGCTGCGGACACCGGTGTGA
- the ftsA gene encoding cell division protein FtsA, whose translation MTDQTVLVAIDIGTTKVCVLIGEVGGRSGGVDVIGIGQAPSDGLRKGVVIDIDRTVQSVAAAVDAAERLSGLKVRSAFVGISGMHVGSQNSRGMIAVSGRQHDVTREDTLRAIEAARAVSIPNTREILHVIPRGYVVDGQEGVRDPIGMSAVRLEVEAHIVTASSSSVTNLTKCVQKAGVEIDELVLTPLATAEVVLTDEEKELGVVLCDIGGDTTDVAVFQDGSIRHCATIQMGARSVTSDLGLLLRVTPDVAESLKIKQGTALPLEVDPDEVMQITSIGEEVPRPITRRHMAQIIEARTAELFDHVAREIEAAGATNRLQAGVVLTGGGSLLTGIARAARDQLGMAARVMAPDGLGGLTDSISSPPYSAASGLLVWGAKNWSADEDRVASRSLDGVGGRLSRLFRSLMP comes from the coding sequence GTGACTGACCAGACCGTGCTCGTCGCGATCGACATCGGCACCACCAAGGTCTGCGTGCTCATCGGCGAGGTGGGCGGTCGCAGCGGTGGGGTCGACGTCATCGGCATCGGGCAAGCGCCCTCGGATGGCCTCCGCAAGGGCGTCGTCATCGACATCGACCGCACCGTGCAGTCGGTGGCCGCCGCCGTGGACGCGGCCGAGCGCCTCTCGGGACTCAAGGTGCGGTCCGCGTTCGTGGGGATCTCCGGGATGCATGTCGGCTCCCAGAACTCGCGCGGGATGATCGCGGTGTCGGGCCGCCAGCACGACGTGACGCGGGAGGACACCCTGCGGGCGATCGAGGCGGCCCGCGCGGTGTCGATCCCAAACACGCGTGAGATCCTCCACGTCATCCCGCGTGGCTACGTCGTCGATGGGCAGGAAGGCGTGCGCGACCCGATCGGGATGAGCGCCGTCCGTCTCGAGGTCGAGGCGCACATCGTCACGGCGTCGTCCTCGAGCGTCACGAACCTCACCAAGTGCGTTCAGAAGGCCGGTGTCGAGATCGACGAGCTGGTCCTGACACCGCTCGCGACGGCCGAGGTCGTCCTCACCGACGAGGAGAAAGAGCTCGGCGTCGTCCTCTGCGACATCGGCGGCGACACGACCGACGTCGCGGTCTTCCAGGACGGCTCGATCCGTCACTGCGCGACCATCCAGATGGGCGCACGAAGCGTCACGAGCGACCTCGGGCTCCTCCTCCGGGTCACGCCCGACGTGGCGGAGAGCCTCAAGATCAAGCAGGGGACGGCCCTGCCACTGGAGGTCGATCCCGACGAGGTCATGCAGATCACGTCGATCGGCGAAGAGGTGCCGCGGCCGATCACGCGCCGGCATATGGCCCAGATCATCGAGGCACGGACGGCGGAGCTGTTCGACCACGTCGCCCGGGAGATCGAGGCGGCCGGGGCCACCAACCGGCTCCAGGCCGGTGTCGTGCTCACGGGGGGCGGCTCGCTCCTCACCGGCATCGCCCGGGCCGCGCGCGACCAGCTCGGCATGGCCGCGCGAGTGATGGCGCCGGACGGGCTGGGCGGTCTGACCGACTCGATCTCGTCGCCGCCCTACTCCGCGGCCTCGGGACTCCTTGTCTGGGGTGCGAAGAACTGGTCCGCGGACGAAGACCGCGTCGCTTCCCGTTCTCTCGACGGTGTGGGCGGCCGCCTCTCGCGACTTTTCCGCTCGCTCATGCCGTGA
- the murB gene encoding UDP-N-acetylmuramate dehydrogenase, giving the protein MKLLPFGVRDEPMRKHTSLHIGGPADYFVRVTTERDLVGAIAVAREHELPVTMLGGGTNMLVSDRGVRGVVLQNDWSETSVDGTTITAASGTPLASVAAAAARNGIVGLEWMATVPGTVGGAVHGNAGAFGSETKDVLVDVTLMDLNGDSWTETAAELGFAYRTSKLQKTPIVVARARFRGSPGDRAAAVKRIKEIANERIAKQPLAQPNTGSIFRNPPGDHAGRLIEAAGLKGATIGGAMVSTKHANFIVNVGDASAMDVWQLMQRCQREVKEKFGVDLVPEVELVGEW; this is encoded by the coding sequence GTGAAGCTTCTTCCGTTCGGTGTGCGCGACGAGCCGATGCGCAAGCACACCTCGCTGCACATCGGTGGGCCGGCCGATTACTTCGTGCGCGTCACGACCGAGCGCGACCTCGTGGGCGCGATCGCCGTCGCGCGTGAGCACGAGCTTCCGGTGACGATGCTCGGCGGCGGCACGAACATGCTCGTCTCGGACCGCGGCGTGCGGGGTGTCGTGCTGCAGAACGACTGGAGCGAGACGTCGGTCGACGGTACGACGATCACCGCCGCGTCCGGCACACCGCTGGCATCGGTGGCCGCTGCTGCGGCACGGAACGGCATCGTCGGGCTTGAGTGGATGGCCACGGTGCCCGGGACCGTCGGCGGTGCCGTTCATGGAAATGCCGGTGCCTTCGGTAGTGAGACGAAGGACGTGCTCGTCGACGTGACCCTCATGGATCTGAACGGCGACAGCTGGACGGAGACGGCGGCCGAGCTCGGATTCGCGTACCGGACGTCGAAGCTTCAAAAGACGCCGATCGTCGTGGCGCGTGCACGCTTCCGCGGATCGCCCGGCGATCGCGCGGCCGCGGTGAAGCGCATCAAAGAGATCGCCAACGAGCGGATCGCCAAGCAGCCCCTCGCGCAGCCGAACACGGGCTCGATCTTCCGCAATCCGCCGGGCGACCACGCCGGCCGTTTGATCGAAGCCGCGGGGCTCAAGGGCGCGACCATCGGCGGGGCCATGGTCAGCACGAAGCACGCGAACTTCATCGTCAACGTCGGCGACGCGAGCGCGATGGATGTCTGGCAGCTCATGCAGCGCTGCCAGCGAGAGGTGAAGGAGAAGTTCGGCGTGGATCTCGTGCCCGAGGTCGAGCTGGTGGGGGAGTGGTGA
- the ftsW gene encoding putative lipid II flippase FtsW: protein MPRTTSYDLVLLVVVLALTLMGIAMVYSASGIKALDALDDPRYFLGWQSLWATLGLVGMLVAARVDYHRYRVLALPLLAVAILLLSAVLVPGVGTTVNGAARWLRAGPVGIQPAEFAKLALILYLAFWLGARRDRIERSGTAVGFVLVTGIIGVLVFAEPDLGTAIVIGAVALAMYFVAGARLWMFAALAMLSGVLALAGALAHPERVERLMTFIDPWKDPRDAGYQAIQALYGLALGGLSGEGLGAGREKFGFLPFPYTDSIFAILGDELGLIGTLAVIMLFLVFAYRGVRIALRAPDAMGALVATGITTWLVFQAWVNMAVVASLIPMTGITLPFISYGGSSLCVGLIAVGILLNVGRQAAPASATVSRAPRRRRDGRARQPAARDRGGATRDRSGRGIPLPRWASRQRS, encoded by the coding sequence ATGCCACGCACGACGTCGTACGACCTCGTCCTCCTCGTCGTGGTCCTCGCGCTCACCCTGATGGGGATCGCGATGGTCTACAGCGCGAGCGGGATCAAGGCCCTCGACGCGCTCGACGATCCGCGCTACTTCCTCGGCTGGCAGTCGCTGTGGGCGACGCTCGGCCTGGTCGGCATGCTCGTGGCGGCGCGCGTCGACTATCACCGCTACCGCGTGCTCGCCCTTCCGCTCCTCGCCGTCGCCATCCTGCTGCTGAGCGCCGTCCTCGTGCCCGGCGTCGGGACGACCGTCAACGGAGCCGCGCGCTGGCTGCGCGCCGGGCCGGTCGGCATCCAGCCGGCGGAGTTCGCCAAGCTCGCGCTCATCCTCTATCTCGCCTTCTGGCTCGGCGCGCGGCGCGATCGGATCGAACGCAGCGGAACAGCGGTCGGCTTCGTGCTCGTCACGGGCATCATCGGCGTGCTCGTCTTCGCCGAGCCGGATCTCGGCACCGCGATCGTCATCGGCGCGGTCGCACTCGCGATGTACTTCGTCGCCGGCGCGCGCCTCTGGATGTTCGCCGCGCTGGCGATGCTCTCCGGCGTCCTCGCTCTCGCGGGTGCGCTCGCGCATCCGGAGCGGGTCGAGCGGCTCATGACGTTCATCGATCCGTGGAAGGATCCGCGCGACGCGGGCTACCAGGCGATCCAGGCTCTGTACGGTCTCGCGCTTGGCGGCCTGTCTGGCGAGGGACTTGGCGCCGGCCGTGAGAAGTTCGGCTTCCTCCCGTTCCCGTACACCGACTCGATCTTCGCGATCCTTGGCGATGAGCTCGGTCTCATCGGAACGCTCGCGGTGATCATGCTGTTCCTCGTCTTCGCGTATCGCGGCGTGCGCATCGCGCTGCGTGCGCCCGATGCGATGGGCGCGCTCGTCGCGACGGGCATCACGACGTGGCTGGTGTTCCAGGCGTGGGTGAACATGGCCGTCGTCGCGAGCCTCATCCCGATGACGGGGATCACGCTTCCGTTCATCTCGTATGGCGGATCGTCACTCTGCGTCGGGCTCATCGCGGTCGGTATCCTCCTCAATGTTGGACGGCAGGCCGCGCCGGCGTCAGCGACCGTGTCGCGTGCTCCTCGTCGGCGGCGGGACGGGCGGGCACGTCAGCCCGCTGCTCGCGATCGCGGAGGCGCTACGCGAGATCGATCCGGACGTGGGATTCCTCTTCCTCGGTGGGCGTCGCGGCAAAGAAGCTGA
- a CDS encoding polyphenol oxidase family protein translates to MSRADRSAARAPKKTWRGTWVERDAMLWSPLLGSLGLVAGFTTRAQGSMAGSRHPLEEQARNRAALARTLGFDGIKRVRQVHGSDVVRVDAPAEPWPTADAMWSDRPGLLLGVAAADCVPVLVADPEGPIGAAHAGWQGTTLRVAEALVEAMVAGGAVRERLVASLGPAIGPCCYVIDMERATTVNERIGESCLRRVGDRIVMDLWAANTAQLRSVGVTRIEMSGVCTLSGGADLWSYRGRGPDGMYGTQLGFIGRPA, encoded by the coding sequence GTGAGCCGCGCCGATCGGAGCGCCGCGCGTGCGCCGAAGAAGACCTGGCGCGGGACCTGGGTCGAGCGTGATGCGATGCTCTGGTCGCCGCTGCTGGGCTCGCTCGGCCTGGTCGCCGGCTTCACCACGCGGGCGCAGGGGAGCATGGCCGGGTCGCGCCATCCGCTCGAGGAGCAGGCGCGCAATCGCGCGGCGCTCGCGCGGACGCTCGGCTTCGACGGCATCAAACGCGTCAGGCAGGTGCACGGTAGTGACGTCGTGCGCGTCGACGCTCCAGCGGAACCGTGGCCGACCGCCGACGCGATGTGGAGCGACCGACCCGGCCTGCTCCTCGGCGTCGCGGCGGCCGACTGCGTGCCGGTGCTCGTCGCCGATCCGGAGGGACCGATCGGCGCCGCCCACGCCGGCTGGCAGGGCACGACCCTGCGTGTCGCCGAGGCGCTCGTTGAGGCCATGGTCGCCGGAGGCGCCGTCCGCGAACGGCTCGTCGCGTCGCTGGGCCCGGCGATCGGTCCGTGCTGCTATGTGATCGATATGGAGCGCGCGACGACTGTGAACGAGCGCATCGGCGAAAGCTGCCTCCGGAGGGTCGGCGACCGGATCGTGATGGACCTGTGGGCGGCGAATACCGCGCAGCTCCGATCGGTGGGCGTGACGCGCATCGAGATGTCCGGCGTGTGCACGCTCTCGGGTGGTGCGGATCTCTGGTCGTACCGCGGTCGCGGTCCCGATGGGATGTACGGCACCCAGCTCGGATTCATCGGGAGGCCGGCGTGA
- a CDS encoding D-alanine--D-alanine ligase gives MKKIRVGILTGGASAERDISLAAGSQIAASLPADRFETVLLDPLALMVRNPALTQHQRDQARALLDGGVIQRPRALPKGLEQQIESAERSLVPATTAMSNAGGPVDVVLLSVYGTWGEDGRIQGLLDTIGIPYTGSGVLASALAMDKVMAKRVLASEGLDVPRGVVVTSASGADLTSARSVGLPVFVKPVASGSSVGAAIVTSAEQLAPAIVEALKYDERALVEELVGGTELTVAVIGNDELVPLPVIEIVTKREFFDYTAKYSTGESEEIVPARIPDDVARRAQDIAVRAHKALGCRGMSRTDLMWAGDRMVTLEVNTIPGMTANSLLPKAARAAGIQFGDLLARFVDWALEDARRRAR, from the coding sequence GTGAAGAAGATCCGCGTCGGCATCCTCACTGGTGGGGCATCCGCCGAGCGCGATATCTCTCTTGCTGCCGGATCGCAGATAGCCGCCAGCCTTCCGGCGGATCGTTTCGAAACGGTGCTCCTCGACCCGCTTGCGCTGATGGTCCGCAACCCAGCGCTGACCCAACACCAGCGTGATCAGGCTCGCGCGCTGTTGGATGGTGGCGTGATCCAACGACCCCGCGCGTTACCGAAAGGTCTCGAACAGCAGATCGAGAGCGCTGAGCGATCGCTCGTGCCGGCAACGACCGCGATGTCGAACGCGGGCGGCCCGGTCGACGTGGTCCTGCTGTCCGTCTACGGAACGTGGGGCGAGGACGGTCGGATCCAGGGCCTGCTCGACACGATCGGCATCCCGTACACAGGGTCGGGCGTGCTGGCCTCTGCTCTCGCGATGGATAAGGTCATGGCCAAGCGCGTCCTCGCATCGGAGGGTCTCGATGTCCCGCGGGGCGTCGTCGTGACCTCGGCTTCTGGCGCGGACCTCACCAGCGCGCGATCCGTTGGCCTTCCCGTGTTCGTGAAGCCGGTCGCGAGCGGTTCGAGCGTCGGCGCGGCGATCGTCACGTCCGCCGAGCAGCTCGCGCCGGCGATCGTCGAGGCGCTGAAGTATGACGAGCGCGCACTTGTCGAGGAGCTTGTCGGCGGAACGGAGCTGACCGTCGCGGTGATCGGCAACGACGAGCTCGTGCCGCTGCCGGTCATCGAGATCGTCACCAAGCGCGAGTTCTTCGACTACACCGCGAAGTACAGCACCGGTGAGAGCGAGGAGATCGTTCCCGCGCGCATCCCCGACGACGTCGCGCGCCGCGCGCAGGACATCGCCGTCCGCGCGCACAAGGCTCTGGGCTGTCGAGGGATGTCTCGCACCGACCTCATGTGGGCCGGCGATCGCATGGTCACCCTCGAGGTGAACACGATCCCGGGCATGACCGCGAACAGCCTGCTGCCAAAGGCGGCGCGCGCCGCCGGCATCCAGTTCGGCGACCTCCTCGCGCGCTTCGTCGACTGGGCCCTCGAGGACGCGCGCCGGCGCGCGCGCTGA
- a CDS encoding small basic family protein gives MWLPLLGLVAGVLLGLALRFNLPIEWARYTAVGILAALDSLLGAFRAELEGHFDTRIFLSGFYTNALLAAALTFLGDRLGIDLYLVALFAFGWRIFQNVAVIRRHFL, from the coding sequence GTGTGGCTTCCGCTCCTCGGATTGGTCGCCGGGGTGCTGCTCGGACTCGCGCTCCGCTTCAACCTCCCGATCGAGTGGGCGCGCTACACCGCTGTCGGCATCCTGGCGGCCCTCGACTCGCTCCTGGGTGCCTTCCGCGCGGAGCTCGAAGGGCACTTCGACACCCGCATCTTCCTCTCGGGCTTCTACACGAACGCGCTGCTCGCGGCCGCGCTCACGTTCCTGGGCGACAGGCTGGGTATCGACCTCTATCTCGTGGCCCTGTTCGCCTTCGGCTGGCGGATCTTCCAGAACGTCGCTGTAATCAGGCGGCATTTCCTTTAA
- a CDS encoding UDP-N-acetylglucosamine--N-acetylmuramyl-(pentapeptide) pyrophosphoryl-undecaprenol N-acetylglucosamine transferase, producing MLAIAEALREIDPDVGFLFLGGRRGKEAELVPAAGIPFHATPMPSLRDPDSRLAFLRTLVSVPLAFFDALVQLARFRPDVCCTTGGIVAIPVTLAARLTLVPVYLWDGNALPGRATRLLASFCSRIGVSYEQARRSLPRGRTVLAGTPIRASLLKWTRERGRETFAVPADAMLVVVSGGSQGSERINDALWSALGRILRRAYVLHITGEKHGARADARRANLAAEVRDRYIVRAFLGDEMGGALAAADLVIGRAGASSIAEPLAFGRPLLLVPFGAAMEGHQDANARAMVETGAAISMREGELDGDRFTAQVSGLIDNPDRLRRMANAARAAGRPHAAQEIARELLALGKCG from the coding sequence CTGCTCGCGATCGCGGAGGCGCTACGCGAGATCGATCCGGACGTGGGATTCCTCTTCCTCGGTGGGCGTCGCGGCAAAGAAGCTGAGCTCGTGCCGGCCGCGGGCATCCCGTTCCACGCGACACCGATGCCGTCGCTGCGAGACCCGGACTCGCGCCTCGCGTTCCTGCGCACGCTCGTCAGCGTGCCGCTCGCGTTCTTCGACGCGCTCGTTCAACTGGCGCGATTTCGTCCCGACGTGTGCTGCACGACCGGCGGCATCGTCGCGATCCCGGTGACGCTGGCCGCGCGTCTCACGCTTGTGCCGGTCTATCTCTGGGATGGCAACGCGCTGCCGGGCCGCGCGACGCGGCTGCTCGCGTCGTTCTGCTCGCGCATCGGCGTTTCGTACGAGCAGGCGCGCCGCTCGCTGCCGCGAGGGCGCACCGTCCTCGCCGGCACACCGATCCGCGCGTCGCTGCTGAAGTGGACGCGCGAGAGAGGCCGCGAGACGTTCGCGGTCCCGGCGGACGCGATGCTCGTCGTCGTCAGCGGGGGAAGCCAGGGATCCGAGAGGATCAACGACGCCCTGTGGTCCGCGCTCGGCCGCATCCTCCGGCGCGCATACGTGCTCCACATCACGGGGGAGAAGCACGGAGCGCGCGCCGACGCGCGCCGCGCGAATCTCGCCGCGGAGGTGCGGGATCGCTACATCGTGCGTGCGTTCCTGGGGGACGAGATGGGCGGGGCGCTCGCCGCGGCGGATCTGGTCATCGGCCGCGCGGGCGCGTCGTCGATCGCCGAGCCCCTGGCGTTCGGCAGACCGCTCCTGCTCGTGCCATTCGGCGCCGCGATGGAGGGCCACCAGGATGCGAACGCGCGCGCGATGGTCGAGACGGGCGCGGCGATCAGCATGCGCGAGGGCGAGCTGGACGGTGACCGTTTCACGGCGCAGGTGAGTGGGCTGATCGACAACCCGGATCGCCTGCGCCGGATGGCGAACGCGGCCCGCGCGGCGGGTCGCCCTCACGCCGCGCAGGAGATCGCACGAGAGCTCCTCGCGCTTGGGAAGTGCGGTTGA
- the murD gene encoding UDP-N-acetylmuramoyl-L-alanine--D-glutamate ligase codes for MSLLFDADVRREDFRDRRVTIVGLGKGRTASGLARFLVSSGAHVTITDAKSREQLAEGIGRVGDTPVELVLGPSSDDAALADAEFVFVINGVRPRSATILRALQRRIPVLTEISLFFRLCPATIVGVTGTKGKTTTTTLIGRILSRGTRRVVVGGNIGRAIIQELDTLTRDDIVVLELSSFQLETLGRSPHVAVVTNIGEDHLDHHGTRENYIAAKRNIVAWQGAGDIAVLNLDDPTTTAIHTGAASMVRGFSLTMHPRHGGFLESDGRLVLTDGDRRTPIVSARELRIPGRHNIANALAAAIVGDIFDIPPDVIGAELRAFEGVARRLETVAESDGILWVNDSASTTPDATIKALEAFERPAVVILGGVGKGADFGELARAVTKRARAAVLIGAAADEIASALDAAGAARAGFPVERARTLEDAVTAARRLARSGDVVLLSPACASFDMFSSADERGDRFTALVRSFAEPVRS; via the coding sequence GTGAGCCTCCTGTTCGACGCCGACGTCCGACGCGAGGACTTCCGCGACAGGCGCGTCACGATCGTCGGGCTCGGCAAGGGGCGCACCGCGTCGGGACTCGCGCGCTTCCTCGTGTCGTCCGGTGCGCACGTGACGATCACCGACGCGAAATCGCGTGAGCAGCTCGCGGAGGGCATCGGGCGTGTCGGCGACACGCCGGTCGAGCTCGTGCTCGGGCCATCGAGCGACGACGCAGCGCTCGCCGACGCGGAGTTCGTGTTCGTGATCAACGGCGTTCGCCCGCGCTCGGCGACGATCCTTCGCGCGCTCCAGCGGCGGATCCCGGTGTTGACGGAGATCAGCCTGTTCTTCCGGCTATGCCCGGCGACGATCGTCGGTGTCACGGGCACGAAGGGGAAGACCACGACGACGACACTGATCGGCCGCATCCTGTCGCGCGGTACGCGGCGCGTGGTCGTCGGCGGGAACATCGGGCGTGCGATCATCCAGGAGCTCGACACCTTGACACGCGACGACATCGTCGTGCTCGAGCTCTCCTCGTTCCAGCTCGAAACGCTCGGGCGCAGTCCGCACGTCGCCGTGGTCACCAACATCGGCGAAGACCACCTCGACCATCACGGCACGCGCGAGAACTACATCGCCGCCAAACGCAACATCGTCGCCTGGCAGGGCGCGGGCGACATCGCGGTGCTCAATCTCGACGATCCGACCACGACGGCCATACACACCGGCGCCGCGTCGATGGTCCGCGGCTTCTCGCTCACGATGCATCCGCGTCACGGTGGTTTTCTCGAATCGGACGGGCGGCTCGTGTTGACGGATGGCGACCGGCGTACGCCGATCGTGTCGGCGCGCGAGCTCCGCATCCCGGGCCGTCACAACATCGCCAACGCGCTCGCCGCCGCGATCGTCGGTGACATCTTTGACATACCGCCTGACGTCATCGGCGCGGAGCTTCGTGCGTTCGAGGGGGTGGCACGGCGTCTCGAGACGGTCGCCGAAAGCGACGGCATCCTCTGGGTGAACGACTCGGCCTCGACCACCCCCGACGCGACGATCAAAGCGCTCGAGGCGTTCGAACGACCCGCGGTCGTGATCCTCGGCGGTGTCGGAAAGGGCGCCGACTTCGGCGAGCTCGCGCGCGCGGTCACCAAACGCGCCCGCGCCGCGGTGCTCATCGGAGCCGCCGCGGATGAGATCGCGAGCGCTCTCGATGCCGCCGGTGCTGCGCGAGCTGGGTTCCCGGTGGAGCGCGCTCGCACGCTCGAAGACGCGGTCACCGCCGCGCGCAGGCTGGCGCGCTCCGGCGACGTCGTCCTGCTATCTCCGGCATGTGCGTCGTTCGACATGTTCTCCTCCGCCGATGAGCGTGGCGACCGCTTCACGGCGCTGGTGCGGTCGTTCGCGGAACCGGTGCGCTCGTGA